A genome region from Paracoccus stylophorae includes the following:
- a CDS encoding mannose-1-phosphate guanylyltransferase/mannose-6-phosphate isomerase → MDKITPVLMAGGSGTRLWPVSRKSFPKQFAPLIGDETLFQASARRLSGPRYADPIVMTNSDFRFIVAEQLEQIGIAPGAIAIEPVGRNTAPAVLAAALMVADEDPERLLLVAPSDHVIPDADEFAAAVALGTGPAREGRIVTFGITPDRPETGYGYLELAGTGKGPQPLARFVEKPDAARAAAMLAQGNFLWNAGIFLFSARAMIQAFRAHAGEYVEPVETALREARTDLGFLRLARGPWERLPDNSIDYAVMEKADNLTVVAYSGRWSDLGGWDAVWREELRRNPSDDGVVADANSTAIDCKDVLLRSDSADLQVVGIGLRDVMVVATGDAVLVADKARAQDVRQAVTAMKKKNRRQAVAFPRDHRPWGWFETLALADRFQVKRIVVKPGAALSLQSHVHRSEHWIVVSGTARVTVDDTVTLVTENQSIYVPLGAVHRMENPGKVPMVLIEVQTGSYLGEDDIIRYEDVYARDSAE, encoded by the coding sequence ATGGACAAGATTACACCGGTTCTGATGGCAGGCGGGTCGGGAACCCGGCTGTGGCCCGTCTCTCGCAAAAGCTTTCCCAAACAATTCGCGCCGCTGATCGGGGATGAGACGCTGTTTCAGGCATCGGCCCGGCGGCTGTCGGGTCCGCGTTATGCCGACCCGATCGTGATGACCAATTCCGATTTCCGCTTCATCGTCGCCGAGCAGCTGGAACAGATCGGCATCGCCCCCGGCGCCATCGCCATCGAGCCGGTCGGCCGCAACACCGCGCCGGCGGTTCTGGCCGCCGCGCTGATGGTCGCGGACGAAGATCCCGAACGGTTGCTGCTGGTCGCGCCATCGGATCATGTCATCCCCGACGCGGACGAATTCGCCGCCGCCGTCGCCTTGGGCACCGGCCCCGCGCGCGAGGGGCGGATCGTGACCTTCGGGATCACCCCCGACCGGCCCGAGACCGGCTATGGCTATCTGGAACTGGCCGGAACGGGCAAAGGGCCGCAGCCTTTGGCCCGCTTTGTCGAAAAGCCCGACGCCGCGCGCGCCGCCGCGATGCTGGCGCAGGGGAACTTCCTGTGGAACGCCGGCATCTTCCTGTTCAGCGCCCGCGCGATGATCCAGGCGTTCCGTGCCCATGCCGGCGAGTATGTCGAGCCGGTCGAGACCGCGCTGCGCGAGGCGCGCACCGATCTGGGCTTTCTGCGGCTGGCGCGCGGGCCGTGGGAACGGCTGCCCGACAATTCTATCGACTATGCGGTGATGGAAAAGGCCGACAATCTGACCGTCGTCGCCTATTCCGGCCGCTGGTCCGATCTGGGCGGATGGGACGCGGTCTGGCGCGAAGAGTTGCGCCGCAACCCTTCGGATGACGGGGTCGTGGCGGATGCGAATTCGACCGCCATCGACTGCAAGGACGTGCTGCTACGCTCGGACAGCGCGGATCTTCAGGTCGTGGGCATCGGTCTGCGGGACGTGATGGTGGTGGCCACCGGCGATGCGGTTCTGGTCGCCGACAAGGCGCGCGCGCAGGATGTCCGGCAGGCCGTCACCGCGATGAAGAAGAAGAACCGCCGTCAGGCCGTGGCCTTCCCGCGCGACCACCGCCCCTGGGGCTGGTTCGAGACGCTGGCGCTGGCCGACCGGTTCCAGGTCAAGCGCATCGTCGTCAAGCCGGGCGCGGCGCTGTCGCTGCAAAGCCATGTGCACCGGTCCGAACACTGGATCGTCGTCAGCGGCACGGCGCGGGTCACGGTAGACGACACGGTGACTTTGGTGACCGAGAACCAGTCGATCTATGTGCCGCTTGGCGCGGTTCACCGGATGGAGAACCCGGGCAAGGTGCCGATGGTGCTGATCGAGGTGCAGACGGGAAGCTATCTGGGCGAGGATGACATCATCCGATACGAGGATGTCTATGCCCGCGACAGCGCCGAATGA
- the xdhC gene encoding xanthine dehydrogenase accessory protein XdhC has product MIRVRVIRAQGSTPRDEGAEMFVGPDRIEGSIGGGQLEYMAIDRARQMLESREAEAQMDVPLGPEIGQCCGGRVLLQLDRDGPTPQQQPDVLVFGAGHVGRALALALRPLPVNPLLIDSRPEELAQAAPGLATRLTPLPEAELRAARPGSAVVILTHDHALDFLLAAEALSRNDLAYVGMIGSATKRARFDRFARERGLDPAPLTSPIGAGFSDDKRPAVIAAFTAAELIARLIVTSSLNKYPCNS; this is encoded by the coding sequence ATGATCCGCGTCCGCGTGATCCGCGCCCAGGGTTCCACCCCGCGCGACGAGGGCGCCGAGATGTTCGTGGGCCCGGACCGGATCGAGGGCAGCATCGGCGGCGGCCAGCTGGAATACATGGCCATCGACCGCGCGCGGCAGATGCTGGAATCGCGCGAGGCCGAGGCGCAGATGGACGTCCCCCTGGGCCCCGAGATCGGGCAGTGCTGCGGCGGCCGCGTCCTGTTGCAGCTGGACCGCGACGGACCGACCCCGCAACAGCAGCCCGATGTGCTGGTCTTCGGCGCGGGCCATGTCGGCCGTGCGCTGGCGCTGGCGCTGCGTCCGCTGCCGGTGAACCCGCTCTTGATCGATTCGCGGCCCGAGGAACTGGCGCAGGCCGCGCCGGGCCTTGCCACCCGCCTGACGCCCCTGCCCGAGGCGGAACTCCGCGCCGCCCGTCCCGGCAGCGCCGTCGTGATCCTGACCCACGATCACGCGCTGGATTTCCTGCTGGCGGCCGAGGCGTTGTCCCGCAACGATCTTGCCTATGTCGGCATGATCGGCAGCGCCACGAAACGCGCGCGGTTCGACCGTTTCGCGCGCGAGCGTGGCCTTGACCCCGCGCCATTGACCTCCCCGATCGGCGCGGGGTTTTCCGATGACAAGCGGCCCGCCGTGATCGCCGCCTTCACCGCCGCCGAACTGATCGCGCGGCTGATCGTCACTTCTTCTTTGAACAAATACCCATGCAACAGCTGA
- the guaD gene encoding guanine deaminase yields MQQLIRGRVLDFHADPAETGDNHRFLEDGAILIEDGRILAVDDHARLARPDLPEIDHRPHLILPGFIDTHIHFPQAQVVASWGAQLLDWLNTYTFPEEGRFNQQGHASAMADAFLNLLTDHGTTTAVAFCSVHPESVEALFSAAHARNMAMIAGKVMMDRNAPPQVLDTPQQGYDGSKALIARWHGKGRQRYAITPRFAITSSPEQMAATGQLAREHPDCHIQTHLSENLDEIAFTLSLYPQARDYLDIYETHGLLSEKLLLGHAIHLRDREIARMAETGSRAVFCPTSNLFLGSGLFDEAGLRAAGITCGIATDIGGGTSYSMLQTLNEGYKILQLRGQKLDPLAAFHWVTRGNAMALGMADRIGTLQPGSDADLVVLDVRATPAMALRAERIRSLAEELFILQIMGDDRAVAQTYVAGAPMKGRG; encoded by the coding sequence ATGCAACAGCTGATCCGGGGCCGTGTCCTCGACTTTCACGCCGACCCGGCCGAAACCGGCGACAACCACCGCTTTCTGGAAGACGGCGCCATCCTGATCGAAGACGGGCGCATCCTCGCGGTGGACGATCACGCGCGGCTTGCGCGGCCGGACCTGCCGGAAATCGACCACCGCCCGCATCTGATCCTGCCGGGCTTCATCGACACCCATATCCATTTCCCGCAGGCGCAGGTCGTGGCCAGCTGGGGGGCGCAGCTGCTGGACTGGCTGAACACCTATACCTTCCCCGAGGAGGGCCGTTTCAACCAGCAGGGGCACGCCTCGGCCATGGCGGACGCGTTCCTGAACCTGCTGACCGATCACGGCACGACCACCGCCGTCGCCTTCTGTTCCGTCCATCCCGAAAGCGTCGAGGCGCTGTTTTCGGCCGCCCATGCCCGCAACATGGCGATGATCGCGGGCAAGGTGATGATGGACCGCAACGCCCCGCCCCAGGTTCTGGACACCCCGCAGCAGGGATACGACGGCAGTAAGGCGCTGATCGCGCGCTGGCACGGCAAGGGGCGGCAGCGTTACGCGATCACGCCGCGTTTCGCGATCACCTCGTCCCCCGAACAGATGGCGGCGACCGGCCAGCTTGCCCGTGAACATCCCGATTGCCACATCCAGACGCATCTGTCCGAAAACCTGGACGAGATCGCATTTACCCTCAGCCTCTATCCGCAGGCGCGCGATTATCTGGATATCTACGAAACCCATGGGCTGCTGTCGGAAAAGCTGCTTCTGGGTCACGCCATCCATCTGCGCGACCGCGAGATCGCGCGCATGGCCGAAACCGGCAGCCGGGCGGTGTTCTGCCCGACCTCGAACCTGTTTCTCGGATCGGGCCTGTTCGACGAGGCCGGGCTGCGCGCGGCCGGGATCACCTGCGGCATCGCCACCGATATCGGCGGCGGCACCAGCTATTCCATGCTGCAAACCCTGAACGAGGGCTACAAGATCCTGCAACTGCGCGGGCAGAAGCTGGACCCGCTGGCGGCCTTCCACTGGGTCACGCGCGGCAACGCGATGGCCTTGGGCATGGCCGACCGGATCGGGACGCTGCAACCGGGCAGCGACGCCGATCTGGTGGTGCTGGACGTTCGCGCCACGCCGGCCATGGCGCTGCGGGCCGAACGCATCCGGTCGCTGGCCGAGGAATTGTTCATCCTGCAGATCATGGGCGACGACCGCGCGGTGGCGCAGACCTATGTGGCGGGCGCACCCATGAAGGGCCGCGGATAG